GGCGGCAGGAACGCGCTGCTCATAAAAGGGCTGGCGCGGGTCTCTTGGAAATGACCGTATCGAAAAAACCAACCGAATTGGTGATCTAAAGCTTAGTGATCGCAAACATGCCGAGACGAACCGGCCTGATTTTGGCCTTGAGTGGTATCAGGCAATAAAGGCAGGGCTTCCGTTATTCCGTCGCCGCATTGTTTCATTTGCTGCATGGCTTTATTGGCCGATACGTCCTTACCAAACTCCATCGCTCTGACCATCGCTTCATCGCGTTTTCCCGCCGCGCATAAGCGCTCCACCTCGGCACTCATTTGTTTGGCCTGCGCTTGAAAGGCCTGCATGTCGGTCTTATCGATGTGCTTCACGCAGTCTTGCATGGCTTTCATTTTCTGCATCACTTGCTGCATTTGCGCTTTATCCATATTTTTAAACGCATCGTTTTCAGCGGCAGCGGCGATGGGGAGTAGTAACAGCAGGGTTATCAATAAATTTCGCATGACTTTCCTCAAAATAATGAACATACCTGGGAACTGTAGAAGTGTTCTACGTGGATAGCAAGCGCTGGCAATAACGCCGACTTAATGGTGTTGTCAGACAGGATCGTCCGATTTTGTCGCATCCACGACATCGTTTGCTAAGCTGCCTCAAAGCGATAATCCCTATCAATCTACAACCTACACACGCATGCGGTGATTTGCTCAATTGGCATCATTCTTGATTGCTTGATGGCTTTCGTCATCAGCAGCCCAACGATGGAACACATTTTCCCTCTGCCCCGCCCGATGCTTGCACCGCCCAAACCCAAGCATCCAGTGCTGCAAGCAGGCCATCGCTACAGCATCGACACCCAAAAATTAGCGGATAACCCACTCGGTGATGTAGAGCATGATCTGCAAAACGGCTTACTCGGCGATTACTCGTTAAGCATCGAACGGGCTGCGGTAGTGCCCGTGGATACGAAACATACACCCATACACGCATTCGTGTGGAACAGCGATTTACTAAGCCCACTGCTCAAAAACTGCTTAGCCCTTACCACAGCCCACCCGCAGCAACCCAAGCAGAATCGTTTGACCTTGCTTGACGCCGGCATGGCCGCGCCCACCGTAAGCTTGGCGGACGGTATGCCATCCCTAAGTATCTCACCTCATTTTGAACTGGCATGGGACACCGCCGGTTTTTGCAGCCAATTGGGCGTCTTGCAGTTGCTGGAGTCTACTCGAACAGCACACTTCGCCGACGGCAAAACGATGACTTTATTGGATACCGAAAGTGAAGAAGGCGACCCGGTTTTGTATCTATCTGAGAAAGACAGGCCTTTGCCGGTCATACCGCTTGGCGGGTTTCAACAGCAAGGCCAGCAGCAAAAACTGCTGTTCAGTCAGGCCGTGACGCAAGCCATTCCGTCCGAAATCGCCGGCAATACCGTTGCGTCGATGAGCGTTTTGGAAAAATATACCGTGTACTTCATGCAAAACGCCGGACCGGATAGGCCGGATCTTTATATTTGGGTGCCCGTACATTTACCTATCGTTTGGGGATGGAGCATCCGGGTACAACAACGCTATGACGGCGTTTGGGATATTTTTCGCAAGAAATTGATCATGCCCAGCGCGTCGACCGAAGCGCCGAAATTACCCCTATGGCAGAGTAACTCCTTGCTACGCCAAACGATGCAGATGGCGTGATGACCATGCTGGACGTGGCGATTGTTGGCGCCGGACTGTCCGGTTTGTCCTTGGCAGAAAAACTGCTGACATACAAACCTAACATTGGCGTATTTGAAGCCCGCGAACGCTGTGGCGGCAGGATTCTATCCGCAGCTGACCCTACCCTGGGTTTTACCGCAGACTTGGGCCCCACTTGGCTGTGGCCTACGGAGCAACCGCGTATTTCGGCATTAGTAAAGCGCTTGGGATTGACGCTATTTCCGCAATGGGACTGCGGCCAAAGCTTATATCACGTGCAAGCAGACTCCCGGCCGGTGACTTACATCGATACTCAGACTCACGCTGAAGCCAGACGGATTGCCGGCGGTTGCCAGCAATTAATTGACCGTTTATTGCAACGGATACCGGGACGGGTGTTGCGCCTTGGATACAATTTGCTATCACTTAGCGATCACGGTAGTTATGTCGATTTAACATTCGCATGCGATGGCATCGTCAGTACCATACAGGCTCGCCAAGTTGTGCTGGCTGCTCCGCCGCGATTACTGGCTAACAGCATTACCTTTCAACCGGCTCTAGCACCCGGTTTGCTATCACTGATGCAAGACACGCCCACCTGGATGGCCGGGCACGCCAAGGCGGTTCTGGTTTACGAACAGGCTTTCTGGCGCCAACAAGGCTATTCCGGCAACGCCATTTCATCCT
The window above is part of the Methylomonas sp. ZR1 genome. Proteins encoded here:
- a CDS encoding FAD-dependent oxidoreductase, whose product is MTMLDVAIVGAGLSGLSLAEKLLTYKPNIGVFEARERCGGRILSAADPTLGFTADLGPTWLWPTEQPRISALVKRLGLTLFPQWDCGQSLYHVQADSRPVTYIDTQTHAEARRIAGGCQQLIDRLLQRIPGRVLRLGYNLLSLSDHGSYVDLTFACDGIVSTIQARQVVLAAPPRLLANSITFQPALAPGLLSLMQDTPTWMAGHAKAVLVYEQAFWRQQGYSGNAISSYPGAVLAEVYDACSDDAGTSALFGFFGLPAQIREQYQDRLPALIVRQMVGLFGPAAANPLSVMIQDWSREPFTATSVDRIPMFEHPAYGHRALQLDHWQDKLYFCGTETASRSGGYLEGALAASDRVFSALTL